The following coding sequences are from one Paenibacillus sp. JDR-2 window:
- a CDS encoding RidA family protein, with amino-acid sequence MTDKKLQVIATDKAPAAIGPYSQAIKVGDLLFTSGQIPLDASGQLVEGGIEEQTHQVFRNLQAVLEEAGVTLNNVVKATVFMKDMNQFAIVNGIYSSYFGEHKPARSAVEVARLPKDVLVEIELIASTVVE; translated from the coding sequence ATGACAGACAAGAAGCTGCAAGTAATTGCTACAGATAAAGCGCCTGCTGCAATCGGGCCGTATTCGCAGGCTATTAAGGTAGGGGACCTGCTGTTCACCTCCGGTCAAATTCCGCTGGATGCTTCGGGTCAATTGGTAGAGGGCGGAATTGAAGAACAAACTCACCAGGTTTTCCGTAATTTACAGGCAGTATTAGAAGAAGCAGGAGTAACATTAAATAATGTTGTAAAAGCAACAGTATTTATGAAAGATATGAATCAATTTGCAATTGTTAACGGCATCTATTCTTCCTACTTTGGCGAACATAAGCCAGCACGCTCCGCGGTTGAAGTGGCGCGGCTTCCGAAGGATGTACTTGTCGAAATCGAGCTCATTGCATCGACTGTTGTCGAATAG
- the veg gene encoding biofilm formation stimulator Veg yields the protein MAKNALLEIKRNLEAHVGSKIRLRANGGRRKTIERTGTLEEIYPSVFIVKLDQESHAFKRVSYSYADILTESVEVTVCNDEGQVRITHIQQ from the coding sequence ATGGCAAAAAACGCGCTATTGGAAATTAAACGCAATTTGGAAGCTCACGTAGGCTCCAAAATCCGTCTTCGAGCTAACGGTGGCCGGCGAAAGACCATCGAACGCACCGGCACGTTAGAAGAAATCTACCCTTCTGTTTTCATTGTCAAACTGGACCAGGAGTCTCACGCGTTTAAGCGCGTTTCCTACAGTTATGCGGATATACTGACAGAGTCGGTTGAAGTGACCGTGTGCAATGATGAAGGTCAAGTCCGAATCACCCATATTCAACAATAG
- a CDS encoding 50S ribosomal protein L25 — protein MSIPMMAEQRTTTMKSELRSLRESGRVPGIVYGKQLASPASVAIQEKELLALLRTHPNAVIDLDIPGAGKQSVMIAEIQREKLSRKLIHVDFQQINMNEEVTTHVRIDLVGDSQGEREGGIVQALLHELEVRCLPGSIPDSIPVDVTGLLMGSSYLVGDVQAPAGVTIVTDPSAVLVTVLVPQKDLTAEEAEAQEIEAKEAVSRSTEAQMHEVDFAK, from the coding sequence ATGTCCATACCGATGATGGCAGAACAAAGAACAACAACCATGAAAAGCGAGCTCCGCAGCTTGAGGGAAAGCGGCAGAGTGCCTGGCATTGTCTACGGCAAACAGCTTGCTTCCCCGGCTTCCGTTGCCATTCAGGAGAAGGAGCTGCTCGCTCTGCTGCGCACTCACCCGAATGCGGTTATCGATCTTGATATTCCGGGCGCGGGCAAACAGTCGGTCATGATTGCGGAAATACAGCGCGAGAAGCTGTCGCGTAAGCTGATACATGTTGATTTCCAGCAAATCAATATGAATGAGGAAGTAACGACGCATGTCCGTATCGATCTGGTCGGGGACTCGCAGGGCGAGCGTGAGGGCGGCATCGTGCAGGCTTTGCTGCATGAACTGGAGGTGCGTTGTCTGCCGGGCAGCATTCCGGATTCGATTCCGGTTGACGTAACGGGCCTTCTGATGGGAAGCAGCTATCTGGTTGGCGATGTTCAGGCACCGGCTGGCGTAACGATCGTAACCGATCCTTCGGCTGTGCTTGTGACGGTCCTGGTACCTCAGAAGGACCTGACGGCGGAGGAAGCAGAGGCGCAGGAAATAGAAGCGAAGGAAGCGGTATCGCGTTCCACGGAAGCGCAAATGCACGAAGTCGATTTTGCAAAATAA
- the purR gene encoding pur operon repressor, with protein MKKLKRSARLVEMTQYLLSRPHTLISLTAFADRYQSAKSSISEDLAIIKEVFEEEGFGELNTLAGAAGGVKYTPKMHTSTALSIMDNICRQLEQPERVLPGGYLYMTDMLGQPELLADVGRMFATAFADRNIDVIMTVETKGIPLAYATAACLNLPVVIVRRDNKVTEGSAVSINYVSGSNKRIQTMSLARRALKEQSRVLIIDDFMKAGGTIQGMMDLLYEFKATVAGVGVFVESGEVEHEERLLEDYVSLATLTAVDLKTKQTKVIPGNYFK; from the coding sequence TTGAAAAAATTGAAGCGAAGTGCAAGACTGGTAGAGATGACGCAATATTTGCTGAGTCGTCCCCACACGTTAATTTCGCTCACAGCATTTGCTGATCGCTATCAGTCTGCAAAATCTTCCATCAGCGAAGATTTGGCCATTATAAAAGAGGTCTTCGAAGAAGAAGGCTTCGGCGAATTAAATACGCTTGCCGGTGCTGCAGGAGGCGTGAAATACACGCCTAAGATGCATACCTCTACAGCTTTATCGATTATGGACAACATTTGCCGCCAACTGGAACAGCCTGAGAGGGTACTTCCGGGCGGTTATTTGTATATGACCGATATGCTGGGGCAACCGGAGCTGCTGGCCGATGTTGGACGAATGTTTGCGACAGCTTTTGCCGACCGAAATATTGACGTGATTATGACGGTTGAGACCAAAGGGATTCCGCTTGCTTATGCAACCGCGGCCTGCCTCAACCTGCCGGTTGTGATTGTTAGACGAGATAATAAAGTGACGGAAGGTTCGGCGGTAAGCATTAACTACGTTTCCGGCTCCAACAAGCGGATCCAGACGATGTCCCTTGCCAGACGCGCCCTCAAGGAGCAGTCCCGCGTCCTTATTATTGATGACTTCATGAAAGCCGGCGGTACGATTCAAGGGATGATGGATTTGCTTTATGAATTCAAGGCGACCGTAGCGGGCGTTGGGGTATTTGTAGAATCAGGCGAGGTGGAGCATGAAGAGCGCCTGCTTGAGGATTACGTATCGCTTGCGACATTGACGGCCGTTGATCTGAAGACGAAGCAGACGAAAGTTATTCCGGGCAACTATTTCAAATAA
- a CDS encoding small, acid-soluble spore protein, alpha/beta type, translating into MGRRRSVMSEQLKYELAKDLGFINKVEQEGWGGISTKDAGNMVKRAIQLAEQAAARNHGQQ; encoded by the coding sequence ATGGGCCGCAGAAGAAGTGTCATGTCCGAGCAGCTGAAATACGAACTGGCGAAGGATCTGGGTTTCATCAACAAGGTGGAACAAGAAGGCTGGGGCGGTATTAGCACAAAGGATGCCGGAAACATGGTGAAGCGCGCGATTCAGCTTGCAGAGCAAGCCGCAGCCAGAAACCACGGACAGCAATAA
- a CDS encoding anti-sigma-F factor Fin family protein, with protein MAVNYICRHCRTPMGTIEEKEISESRLGFHFLTPEERSDIIAYNSNGDITVKVVCDYCREALEANPELLLVVNPLQ; from the coding sequence ATGGCTGTGAACTATATTTGCCGGCACTGCCGGACGCCGATGGGGACGATAGAGGAGAAGGAAATTTCCGAGTCAAGGCTCGGTTTCCATTTCTTGACCCCCGAAGAGCGCAGCGATATAATAGCGTATAACTCGAACGGCGATATTACGGTTAAGGTTGTTTGCGATTACTGCCGCGAGGCGCTGGAAGCAAACCCGGAGCTATTGCTCGTCGTAAATCCGCTGCAGTAG
- the spoVG gene encoding septation regulator SpoVG, producing the protein MQITDVRLRRVNSEGRMKAIASITIDNEFVVHDIRVIDGNNGMFVAMPSKRTPDGEFRDIAHPISSTTREKIQAAVLAEYERAAVEEVAIEEGA; encoded by the coding sequence GTGCAAATTACTGATGTCAGACTCCGCCGTGTAAATTCGGAAGGGCGTATGAAAGCTATTGCTTCCATCACCATTGACAATGAATTCGTTGTTCACGATATTCGCGTCATCGATGGTAACAATGGCATGTTTGTGGCTATGCCTAGCAAACGTACGCCAGATGGAGAATTCCGGGATATCGCTCACCCAATTTCTTCGACGACCCGGGAGAAAATCCAAGCTGCTGTACTCGCTGAATACGAGCGTGCGGCAGTGGAAGAAGTGGCAATTGAAGAAGGAGCTTAA
- the ispE gene encoding 4-(cytidine 5'-diphospho)-2-C-methyl-D-erythritol kinase: MKIYEKAPAKINLLLDVLRKREDGFHEVEMIMTMVDLADRLELEELPRDTIIISSQAGYIPLDEKNLAFQAARLIKERYDVRKGVYIHLDKKIPVAAGLAGGSSDAAAALRGLNRLWQLNISEDELCRLGAELGSDVPFCVTGGTAIARGRGEKLERISNPPQCWVVLAKPPINVSTADVYGKLRANELKNHPSTKDMVSAIERGSFSDICAGLGNVLENVTLDLYPEVLQLKESMQKLGADGVLMSGSGPTVFGLVSKEAKLPRIYNGLRGFCKEVYVVRMLT; the protein is encoded by the coding sequence ATGAAAATTTACGAAAAAGCTCCGGCGAAAATCAATCTGCTGCTTGATGTCCTGCGGAAGCGGGAGGACGGATTCCATGAAGTCGAGATGATCATGACGATGGTCGATCTGGCTGACCGTCTAGAGTTGGAGGAGCTGCCGAGGGATACGATTATTATATCGAGCCAGGCTGGATACATACCGCTTGACGAGAAGAACCTCGCCTTTCAGGCTGCGCGTTTGATCAAAGAGCGTTACGACGTCCGTAAGGGCGTTTATATACATTTGGACAAAAAGATACCGGTAGCCGCGGGGCTAGCCGGAGGCAGCAGCGACGCTGCAGCTGCGCTGCGCGGGCTGAACCGCCTGTGGCAGCTGAATATTTCGGAGGACGAGCTGTGCCGCCTTGGCGCGGAGCTTGGCTCCGACGTACCGTTCTGCGTAACGGGCGGTACCGCGATTGCCCGCGGACGCGGGGAGAAGCTGGAGCGGATCAGTAATCCGCCGCAATGCTGGGTCGTATTGGCCAAGCCTCCGATTAACGTATCAACGGCCGATGTATACGGCAAACTGCGCGCCAATGAGCTGAAGAACCATCCTTCAACGAAGGATATGGTATCGGCCATTGAACGCGGCTCGTTCTCGGATATCTGCGCCGGACTTGGCAATGTACTGGAGAATGTAACCTTGGATTTATATCCGGAAGTGCTGCAGCTGAAAGAAAGCATGCAAAAGCTAGGTGCTGATGGCGTCCTAATGTCGGGCAGCGGACCAACGGTGTTTGGTCTAGTCTCGAAGGAAGCCAAGCTTCCACGTATCTATAATGGGCTTCGAGGATTTTGCAAAGAAGTCTACGTGGTAAGAATGCTGACATAA
- the glmU gene encoding bifunctional UDP-N-acetylglucosamine diphosphorylase/glucosamine-1-phosphate N-acetyltransferase GlmU: protein MKVMTIVLAAGQGKRMKSKLYKVLHQVSGKPMVGHVLDTVNEAKSERTVVIVGHGAEMVKGFLGDRAEYVLQEQQLGTGHAVRQAEALLGSEEGTTIVICGDTPLVRAETIQSMLALHTSSGAAATVLTASFDNPAGYGRVIRGADGAVLRIVEQKDCSAEEAAVKEINTGTYCFDNKKLFAALAEVKNENAQGEYYLTDVIGIFRGAGDTVQAYCTPDLAEAIGVNDRVALADAERFMRERINRKHLIEGVTIIDPANTYIEADVRIGADTIIYPGTVLRGKTVIGEDCVIGPQADITDSEIQNGAAVKYSTIADSVVGKDSTVGPYANLRPGSKLGEGCKVGDFVELKNATLGDGSKVSHLSYVGDAVVGKDVNIGCGAITVNYDGFNKAITEIGDNAFVGSNVNLIAPVKLGEGAYVVAGSTITHDVPSGDLAIARQRQENKAGYADKIRARAKAKKERSKKE from the coding sequence TTGAAGGTTATGACGATTGTATTGGCTGCCGGTCAAGGCAAGCGGATGAAATCGAAACTATATAAGGTTCTTCATCAAGTAAGCGGCAAACCGATGGTTGGCCATGTGCTCGATACGGTTAATGAAGCAAAGAGCGAGCGGACGGTTGTTATCGTTGGCCACGGGGCGGAGATGGTAAAAGGCTTCCTCGGCGACCGCGCGGAATACGTGCTGCAGGAGCAGCAGCTTGGCACCGGCCATGCTGTCCGCCAGGCAGAGGCGCTTCTCGGTTCGGAGGAAGGCACAACGATCGTCATTTGCGGCGATACACCGCTTGTACGTGCGGAGACAATCCAATCGATGCTGGCTCTTCATACATCCAGCGGCGCGGCTGCAACGGTTCTGACGGCATCTTTCGATAACCCTGCCGGTTATGGTCGCGTTATTCGCGGCGCGGACGGCGCTGTACTGCGCATTGTCGAGCAGAAGGACTGCTCGGCTGAAGAAGCGGCCGTGAAGGAGATCAACACGGGTACGTATTGCTTCGACAACAAGAAGCTGTTTGCTGCCCTGGCAGAAGTGAAGAATGAGAACGCGCAAGGCGAGTACTATTTGACCGATGTCATTGGTATTTTCCGTGGTGCGGGCGATACGGTTCAAGCCTACTGCACGCCGGACTTGGCGGAAGCGATTGGGGTAAATGATCGCGTAGCGCTGGCGGATGCTGAACGATTCATGCGTGAACGCATCAACCGCAAGCATCTAATCGAAGGAGTAACGATTATTGATCCTGCGAATACGTACATTGAAGCCGATGTGCGCATTGGAGCAGATACGATTATATATCCGGGTACCGTTCTGCGCGGCAAAACGGTTATCGGAGAGGACTGCGTTATCGGGCCTCAGGCCGATATTACCGATTCCGAGATTCAGAATGGCGCTGCCGTTAAATATTCGACGATTGCCGATTCCGTTGTGGGCAAGGATAGCACGGTTGGTCCTTACGCGAACCTGCGTCCGGGTTCGAAGCTTGGCGAAGGCTGTAAAGTCGGCGATTTCGTCGAACTGAAAAACGCTACGCTCGGCGACGGCAGCAAAGTATCGCACTTGAGCTATGTGGGCGATGCCGTAGTCGGTAAAGACGTTAACATCGGCTGCGGAGCGATTACGGTCAATTACGACGGCTTCAACAAAGCGATTACGGAAATCGGCGACAACGCTTTTGTAGGCAGCAACGTCAATCTGATCGCGCCGGTGAAGCTTGGCGAGGGCGCTTATGTCGTAGCCGGATCGACCATCACTCATGACGTTCCTTCCGGGGATCTGGCGATTGCGCGCCAGCGTCAGGAGAACAAAGCCGGCTATGCGGATAAGATCCGCGCCCGCGCGAAAGCGAAGAAAGAAAGAAGCAAGAAAGAATAG
- the yabG gene encoding sporulation peptidase YabG translates to MKQGDLVVRNSYGGDVLFRVEEMRSDQALLKGTDYRLLADAPIPDLSVVRDPESTSARQQVKIKVNDSLKRMRQEKAHLTVLSSPDRAALQQQSQSYFELPGKVLHLDGDGNYLRKSMQLYQTMKVPAHGVHAHESQMAQLLYRLLPQVKPDIVVITGHDGVLKNREGEDLYSLSSYKNSQHFVNAVRVARQYEKNMDGLVVVAGACQSHFEALLQSGSNFASSPGRILIHALDPVYIAIKASYTSVRESINLSDVIHGTISGIDGVGGIETMGRHRMGLPKPKKVTHSTASMKITS, encoded by the coding sequence ATGAAACAAGGGGACCTGGTCGTCCGCAATTCCTATGGCGGTGACGTGCTGTTCCGAGTTGAAGAGATGCGATCCGATCAAGCATTATTAAAAGGCACGGATTACCGATTGCTTGCGGATGCGCCAATTCCCGACTTGTCGGTTGTTCGTGACCCGGAATCGACAAGCGCGCGGCAACAAGTGAAGATTAAAGTAAACGACTCTCTTAAACGGATGCGACAAGAAAAAGCGCATCTTACGGTGTTATCGAGCCCCGACCGGGCTGCTTTGCAACAGCAAAGCCAGTCTTATTTTGAATTGCCGGGCAAGGTGCTTCATCTGGACGGGGACGGCAACTACTTACGGAAAAGCATGCAGTTGTACCAAACGATGAAGGTTCCCGCACATGGCGTGCATGCTCATGAATCGCAAATGGCACAGCTGCTGTATCGTTTGCTGCCGCAGGTTAAGCCGGATATCGTTGTGATCACCGGTCATGACGGGGTCCTCAAGAATCGCGAGGGTGAAGATTTGTATAGTCTAAGCAGCTACAAGAATTCGCAGCATTTCGTAAATGCCGTACGCGTAGCGCGCCAATACGAGAAAAACATGGATGGGCTTGTCGTGGTGGCCGGAGCATGCCAATCGCATTTCGAAGCGCTGCTGCAATCGGGCTCTAACTTTGCGAGCTCCCCAGGAAGAATATTGATCCACGCGCTGGATCCTGTTTATATTGCAATTAAAGCAAGCTATACCTCTGTCAGGGAGTCGATCAACCTCTCGGACGTGATTCACGGGACCATCAGCGGGATTGACGGGGTAGGCGGAATTGAGACGATGGGACGGCACCGGATGGGGCTGCCGAAGCCCAAAAAAGTGACTCATTCCACGGCAAGTATGAAGATAACGTCTTAA
- the mfd gene encoding transcription-repair coupling factor, which yields MKALVQAFAADPDVQSIIAGVRKGMREQMISGLAGSSRQVLVAAVKDDLDRPLLVVTHNMYAAQKIAEDLQECISADDVLLYPANELVAAEAAISSPETLAQRMDVLIKLSEGFRGIVVVPFSGIRRYQPIKGVMSDAKILIKVGDTIELDGFLRQMTGLGYIRADRVESKGEMSVRGGIVDFYPLTAELAYRIEWFGDEVDSIRTFDPSDQRSLDNLQTFTVTPCQEIVADQRRFSAAAEHAATLLAQQLDKMTDRMAKDRLRQEIGGEIEKLREHVYFPEIYKYISLLYPERQTILDYMPDDTVLILDEPTRLIETGRQLERDEAEWSTHLLSNGKSLPSFMLARESDEILHHRKFQTLFMSLFLRQIPHSQPQNILNMTSRAMQNFHGQMNVLKAEMERWKKTGAKVMMLGGNAERLDRIRRVLQDYHIEPPILIEGNLQSGFELPSSHLVIITEGEMFSQKQRKARRMDKKIDNAERIKSYTELKVGDYVVHQNHGIGKYVGIGTLEIGGIHKDYLHILYAGGDKLSVPVEQVDMIQKYVGSEEKEPKINKLGGSEWIRAKNKVRASVQDIADDLIKLYAERQSAPGFAFGQDTAYQNEFEAIFPYDETRDQLRAIEEIKKDMQKPQPMDRLLCGDVGYGKTEVAVRAAFKAAIEGKQVAILVPTTILAQQHYETFRERFSGYPFNIQVLSRFRSRKEQNDTMKGLKAGTVDVVIGTHRLLSQDVIFKDLGLLIVDEEQRFGVSHKEKLKKLKTNVDVLTLTATPIPRTLHMSMLGVRDLSVIETPPENRFPVQTYVVEYSTSLVREAIERELARGGQVYYLYNRVQGIYQMAEQINALVPDAKVAVGHGQMSEQELEKTILDFLDGESDVLVSTSIIETGVDIPNVNTLIVHDADKMGLSQLYQLRGRVGRSNRIAYAYFTYQRDKVLTEVAEKRLQSIKEFTELGSGFKIAMRDLSIRGAGNLLGAEQHGFIASVGFDLYSQMLADEIAKRKAEMEGVEVKEERRVSTLIDVSIDAYLPSDYIYDSIQKIEIYKKVATVTSIDEAEDLAEELIDRFGNLPQAVDNLLSVARLKVYGTQYGIEQISQKSDDLIVRFGEREKKRIDRKLVDQLCVQYENRFRQGAIQDEYPTLLLRGKGLEMDQKVQLLEGFLKKFKDARKGEEALQDAKG from the coding sequence TTGAAAGCGTTAGTACAGGCTTTTGCCGCGGATCCGGATGTACAATCGATTATAGCCGGCGTCCGCAAAGGAATGCGCGAACAGATGATATCGGGACTTGCGGGCTCTTCCAGGCAAGTACTCGTTGCGGCGGTGAAGGATGATTTAGACCGTCCGCTGCTTGTTGTCACGCATAATATGTATGCCGCACAGAAAATTGCAGAGGATTTGCAGGAATGCATCTCTGCCGATGATGTATTGTTATATCCCGCGAACGAGCTGGTAGCTGCCGAAGCGGCGATCTCAAGTCCTGAGACGCTGGCGCAGCGCATGGATGTGCTGATCAAGCTGTCCGAAGGCTTCCGCGGGATTGTTGTCGTTCCGTTCTCCGGTATTCGGCGCTATCAGCCGATTAAAGGGGTTATGTCGGATGCGAAGATCTTGATTAAAGTTGGCGACACGATCGAGCTGGATGGTTTCCTGCGCCAAATGACCGGTCTTGGCTACATCCGCGCGGACCGCGTGGAGTCCAAAGGAGAGATGAGCGTACGGGGCGGTATCGTGGACTTTTATCCGCTCACGGCGGAGCTTGCGTACCGGATTGAATGGTTTGGGGACGAGGTGGATTCGATCCGTACCTTCGACCCTTCCGACCAGCGTTCGCTTGATAACCTGCAGACGTTTACCGTAACGCCTTGTCAGGAGATTGTTGCCGATCAGCGGCGCTTTAGCGCTGCAGCGGAGCATGCAGCAACACTCCTTGCCCAGCAGCTCGACAAGATGACGGACCGAATGGCGAAGGACCGTCTCCGCCAGGAAATCGGCGGTGAGATCGAGAAGCTGCGGGAGCATGTCTATTTTCCTGAAATCTATAAATATATATCCTTGCTGTACCCGGAAAGACAGACCATTCTGGACTATATGCCAGACGATACGGTTCTTATCCTGGATGAGCCGACAAGGCTGATCGAGACGGGGCGCCAGCTGGAGCGGGATGAAGCGGAATGGTCGACCCATCTGCTCTCCAACGGCAAATCGCTGCCAAGCTTTATGCTTGCCCGGGAATCGGATGAGATCCTGCATCACCGGAAGTTCCAAACGCTGTTTATGTCGCTCTTCCTGCGCCAAATTCCGCATTCGCAGCCTCAAAACATCCTAAATATGACGAGCCGCGCGATGCAGAACTTCCATGGGCAGATGAATGTGCTCAAGGCGGAGATGGAGCGGTGGAAAAAGACAGGCGCGAAGGTGATGATGCTGGGCGGCAACGCCGAGCGGCTCGACCGGATCCGCCGCGTGCTGCAGGATTATCATATTGAGCCTCCTATCTTGATTGAAGGCAATCTTCAATCCGGCTTTGAGCTGCCTTCCTCCCATCTTGTCATTATTACGGAAGGCGAGATGTTCTCGCAGAAGCAGCGCAAGGCGCGCCGGATGGATAAGAAGATCGACAACGCCGAGCGAATCAAGAGCTATACCGAGCTGAAAGTCGGCGATTATGTCGTTCACCAGAATCACGGTATCGGTAAATACGTCGGTATCGGCACGCTGGAGATCGGCGGCATTCACAAGGACTACCTGCATATCTTGTATGCCGGCGGCGATAAGCTGTCCGTACCGGTCGAGCAGGTCGACATGATTCAGAAGTATGTCGGTTCCGAAGAGAAGGAGCCGAAGATTAATAAGCTGGGCGGCAGCGAATGGATACGGGCGAAAAATAAAGTTCGCGCATCTGTCCAGGACATTGCCGATGACCTGATCAAGCTGTATGCGGAACGTCAATCAGCGCCCGGATTTGCTTTTGGTCAGGATACGGCCTATCAGAACGAATTCGAAGCAATATTCCCTTATGATGAGACGCGCGATCAGCTGCGGGCGATCGAAGAGATCAAGAAGGATATGCAGAAGCCGCAGCCGATGGATCGTCTCCTGTGCGGCGATGTAGGCTACGGCAAGACCGAAGTGGCGGTTCGCGCCGCTTTCAAGGCTGCGATCGAAGGGAAGCAGGTAGCTATTCTAGTGCCAACGACCATTCTTGCCCAGCAGCATTACGAAACCTTCCGGGAACGATTCTCCGGATATCCGTTCAACATTCAGGTATTAAGCCGGTTCCGTTCCCGCAAGGAGCAGAATGATACGATGAAAGGCCTGAAGGCGGGGACGGTCGATGTAGTGATCGGCACGCACCGCTTACTGTCGCAGGATGTTATCTTTAAAGACCTGGGTCTGCTTATCGTCGACGAAGAGCAGCGGTTTGGCGTATCGCATAAGGAAAAGCTCAAGAAGCTGAAGACCAATGTCGACGTGCTGACGCTGACCGCAACGCCTATTCCGCGGACCTTGCATATGTCTATGCTGGGCGTTCGCGATTTGTCGGTCATCGAGACGCCGCCGGAGAACCGTTTCCCGGTGCAGACTTACGTCGTCGAATACAGCACCTCGCTCGTGCGCGAAGCGATTGAGCGGGAGCTTGCGCGCGGCGGGCAGGTTTATTACCTGTACAACCGTGTGCAGGGGATTTATCAAATGGCCGAGCAGATCAATGCGCTTGTGCCGGATGCCAAGGTTGCGGTCGGTCATGGCCAAATGTCGGAGCAGGAACTTGAGAAGACGATTCTGGACTTCCTGGACGGCGAGTCCGATGTGCTTGTCAGCACGAGCATTATCGAGACCGGCGTCGATATTCCGAACGTAAATACGCTAATCGTGCACGATGCGGACAAAATGGGCCTTTCCCAGCTGTACCAGCTGCGGGGGAGGGTTGGCCGTTCGAACCGGATTGCTTACGCCTACTTCACCTACCAACGGGACAAGGTTCTGACCGAGGTAGCGGAGAAGCGACTGCAGTCGATCAAGGAATTTACGGAGCTGGGCTCCGGCTTCAAGATTGCGATGCGAGACCTTTCCATCCGCGGAGCGGGTAATCTGCTTGGGGCGGAGCAGCATGGCTTTATTGCTTCCGTTGGCTTCGATCTGTATTCGCAGATGCTGGCTGACGAGATTGCGAAACGCAAGGCGGAAATGGAAGGCGTGGAAGTGAAGGAAGAGCGCCGCGTCAGCACGCTGATCGATGTCAGCATCGACGCTTACTTGCCTTCCGATTATATTTACGACAGCATCCAGAAGATCGAGATCTACAAGAAAGTAGCCACCGTCACGTCTATTGACGAAGCGGAGGATCTGGCCGAGGAGCTGATCGACCGTTTCGGCAACTTGCCGCAGGCCGTGGACAATCTGCTGTCGGTTGCGCGGCTTAAGGTATACGGCACGCAATACGGCATTGAACAGATCAGCCAGAAGAGCGATGATCTTATTGTCCGCTTCGGCGAACGCGAGAAGAAACGAATCGACCGCAAGCTTGTGGATCAGCTGTGCGTGCAGTACGAGAACCGGTTCCGCCAAGGTGCGATTCAAGATGAATATCCAACGCTTCTGCTGCGGGGCAAAGGGCTTGAGATGGATCAGAAAGTCCAGCTTCTTGAAGGCTTCCTGAAGAAATTCAAGGATGCAAGAAAAGGCGAGGAAGCGCTGCAGGACGCAAAAGGCTAA
- the pth gene encoding aminoacyl-tRNA hydrolase, producing MKWIVGLGNPGTTYQSTRHNVGFMVIDELARRWNIQVTQSKCKALIGEGNVQGTKVVLIKPMTYMNLSGESVRGFMDYFKADLEDGLIVYDDMDTEVGKVRLRYQGSAGGHNGIKSLIQHLGTQQFNRIRMGVSRPQPGRNIADYVLDNFPKSEQEALKSMIEQACDAVEYSLKASFDNTMAKFNK from the coding sequence ATGAAGTGGATTGTAGGGCTGGGGAATCCCGGCACAACCTATCAAAGCACGAGGCATAATGTAGGCTTTATGGTCATTGACGAATTGGCTCGGCGCTGGAACATTCAAGTGACGCAGAGCAAGTGCAAGGCCTTGATTGGCGAAGGAAATGTACAGGGCACGAAAGTTGTTCTTATCAAACCGATGACTTATATGAATCTGTCCGGGGAATCTGTCCGGGGCTTCATGGATTACTTCAAGGCTGATCTGGAAGACGGACTTATTGTTTACGATGATATGGATACGGAGGTCGGTAAAGTCCGGCTTCGTTATCAAGGAAGCGCAGGAGGCCATAACGGCATCAAGTCGCTTATTCAGCATTTGGGCACGCAGCAGTTCAACCGGATTCGAATGGGCGTCTCGCGCCCGCAGCCGGGCCGCAACATTGCAGACTACGTGCTGGATAACTTCCCGAAGAGCGAGCAGGAAGCTTTGAAGAGCATGATTGAGCAGGCTTGCGACGCGGTGGAGTATAGTCTGAAGGCGAGCTTCGATAATACGATGGCCAAGTTTAACAAGTAA